TAGGATTCATCATCATGTCAACGACCTACAGCGGCCAATCCTGCTCATTTTGAACCATATCCCAGAATAAATATTCATATCGGGAAGTAACCAAAAAGTGCTTTTCTAATCTAAGAAGTTCCGTTTCTGGCATGCCTTCCGTCAATTCTTCCAACAAAGCGATCAGCCATTTGTGTGCTTCACCGAATTCAGGAGATGAATAGGACCTTATCCAATCTGCGTAGCGATTGTTTTCCAATGCTGCTCCATTTTGTTCTTTTAATAGCAAACCGATTTCATAATAATCCCAAGCGCAGGGCAGGAGACAGGCGATCAAGTCTGCCAAAGTCCCATGCTGAGCTGCATTTAGCATGTATCCTGTATAGGCTAGAGTGGTTGGAGTAGGCTCTGTATCTTCCAATTCCTTGGAACTGATCCCGAATTCGGAAGCATAATGCCGATGAATATCCATTTCCACTTGAAGGGTTTCATTTAAAATACTCGCAAACTTTGCCATGGTTTCGATGTTATGAGCTTTGATGACACCTAAAGCAAAGAGCTTGGAATAATCCATAAGATAGATATAGTCCTGCTTCAGGTAATAGGCAAATTTGTTTTCAGGAA
The DNA window shown above is from Peribacillus sp. FSL P2-0133 and carries:
- the tenA gene encoding thiaminase II, producing MENVKLEPFSDRLHARSKEIWKRNHSHPFVQAIGNGTLPENKFAYYLKQDYIYLMDYSKLFALGVIKAHNIETMAKFASILNETLQVEMDIHRHYASEFGISSKELEDTEPTPTTLAYTGYMLNAAQHGTLADLIACLLPCAWDYYEIGLLLKEQNGAALENNRYADWIRSYSSPEFGEAHKWLIALLEELTEGMPETELLRLEKHFLVTSRYEYLFWDMVQNEQDWPL